AACTAATTAACTATGCTTAAAAATGGTTTTTGATCTTAGCCTACCTTGCTAGATAATAGATCCTCATCTCTAGGCGTGGGAGACAGTTTTGCTACAAGAGTTATTGATGCTTGTGTTGAAGGGGTTGCCAATCAAGATATGATCTTGGTGAGTTGGCCAATCTTCCCTTCTAGTTTGTGAGATGTTTCTTTATCTTGTCATCTATCGTAGTAAAACTAGCAACCATACTTGTCTTTATCTGTCGATATAATTTAACCACTGAAAATATTTCTTTCGACTCCTTGTACTACTTATGGGTCTAGACCATGCACTAAAGCTCCTATAGATATAGAGGACCGAAGCTTTGATACCAACCCGATCCAGCTAGATCAAGTTAGATTTAACTAGACAAGAGCATGACTCTTGTATCAACTTGATCCGatgaaggagaaagaagagTTTCCTCAACCAACTCAACTTATATCCctacaaaaaatttaaaatgatgaaatttttttaaaaatagggtatacgtcctcttttcttttattgatcatcCACACATCATAAACTGAAATACATAACTCCTATTTAAAATAGTAGTAAGATCGTCTCTTGCACAATTCGGATCAGATTTCTCTCTTAATTTGAATAGTTCtagattttcaaaaataatataacTAATAGAAATaatcacaaaaaaaataaaattctacgGGCAATAGATTTCGACTTATATATCAACTTTGCCCTTTATCACTCTAtctaatttttcataaatcgGAAGAAAGGCTTGGTCAAAGTCTTTCCCAAAACGTAAATTTTTCGTTTGACTAACCAATTTCGGAACTCAAATGATGAAATTTTATTATGTTTTAACCTCTCAGGGGTTTGGTTCTGAACGGTAGATCTCAAAATGTTGTACgagttttttaaaaaacttaTCTCAAGTGGCCATCATATGATCTCTGAAAGTTTAGTTCGTGACTCAGCTTCCTAGTGTGGCAGATCTTGCTCTTGGACGTTGTCTGATCCTACATATAGTAGCTAACATAGTTCATATCGAATTGGTCATCATCTTAGATACCTGAAGTGACCAAATTGATCCTCATCGAATTTAGTGATCCTCCTAAATATCCGTAATGGCTAAAGTGATCCACATCGACTTTGATGATCCTTCTAAAATACCCGTAGTGACAAAAATAATCCATATTGAGTCCGGTGATTCATATGGATCACTTTTCAGCACAGTAGCACCTCTGCTCTCAACCCTCAAATTTCAGTCTCAAAAGTTCAttttaactttttatttttcaaaacaaaatctcTCCTTACGCTAGTATAGGCTGTTActgttatttatttgtttgcacAAGAGGACCATTTGCCCACATGGGCCTCGTCGGGCCTCACGGTTTGGACCGAGGCTAAAATTCAAAAACTGGGACACCGTCCCCGCAAGGGATCGCATGGGAACATTAATTCTATCTTACGGAAATGCCACCGAATCGTCTCACCATCCCTAAGaactttttgttcttttctccgTTCGTtcccatgttttttttttcttgttgtaTTTTGATTCCAGGATGTTTCCGAATCAAGTCTTAAGCCGCAAGACAATCACATAACAATGCAAATGTTTGCCAAAATCTTATCAAATAAACTTCAGTCATAGCACTGACCAACAAGGGGTTCGTTTTAAGGCTGGATAGCATATTTGATATCATGCCACACGCATGTAAGGAGCCCGGCGTGTGAAGGTTTTAAATGCTTGCCATTATCTAACAAACTAAAGAACCATCTGATCATTCCTCAGAAACGGACACTAACTCGTATACTCAGCAAACAAAGAATCCTAGgtctctgttttcttttttttaattccacAGAACAAATAACCGCGAGTACATTACAACAACCCCTTTAGGATTAGGGGTAAATTGTACTTACACCCAATAACTTGATAATATAAGATAATGTATGGCATCCTCCTCCCTGTCCAAAGATAATTTTGACTTTTTGCATGAGGTCACTACAGTTAAATTGGGAAAAACCGACCTTTTTTTGCCAACGCTAGTCACACGCGTCGGAAGAAAACGGCCCCGGCGCCAAAAATTGTCACACTTTAAAGAAACGTCGGTGGTCTGCTCCCCAAATACGACCCATCCGAGATTGAGCCCTAGCCTGGCCTCCTTTCCGCTTCTCCGCCTCCCCGAATACCCATCCGATCGAGCCCTAGCCCCTCTTCTCCGGCAcgagctctgcctccaccctcaagcttccttcctcctctccggcgtcgacCGACGGACCCTCAAGCCTCGAGCGAGCTTCACCTCCGCCCGAGGATCTTTCCAAGAATCTTCTCCTCGTCCCTTCTCTCCAGCTCCGACCGATTGGCCCTCAAGCGTTGATCAAGCTTCACCTCCATCCGaggatcttctcctcctcccttctctctggCGCCGACCGACCAGCCCCAAGCCCCGATCGATCGAGGTGATTCTAGTCCTCGATCTTTTATAGAATAGATTAATTGATTAATCTTTGCACTAGGATTTTTGCATGTTAAGGGAATAAATTAGAATCAAGGATCTCCTGATGGCCAATGAATTTAAGCTAGGACAACGTCATAGACACTAGCTAGTCATCATCAGAGCCTTTTATGAAATCCTAAATTTACCCTAGATCATCATATTGATGTTTTCCCAGTCCAACAACTGAGACTTCTTTAGTTACTTTCAAAAGAATTGGAAATGAATATCTGAATATGAATCCAAAGGTAAAAGGACATAGATATGCATCCATTGATTAGGGGAtgtttggtgcctataatttcAATTGCTGCAATAAGAATCATGgctgtaaatatttttttcagccTAGCTATCTGTGCTTGACATCCGtttgaggagggggaggaggcacTCAATCTTCATTGAGATAATGAAAAGTAGAGTCAATATTAGTCCTCCTGAGCTATAAATTCAAACCAAAAGGTCTAACAAATTAATATTAGTCACtataaatacaaaaataagAATTAAAATCTTTACTCAAGAAACCAAACCATGACATACTCTACATCCAATCAAAGCCACTAGATAATTAGTAGCCAAAGTATGAGGCATCTGAATTTCTGCCAACAACTCAGCAACTGATCAAATACTTGCCACACATTATGCTTTATAAGGAGATAAACCAATGCCAGTAATTTAACTGAATATAAATTTAGCTTTTATAAACTATTGGATGCAAGTATAATGAATATAAACCTCATGAGGAATTTTCTAATTTACTCGATAATCTTGCtatcaaagaaaagaaataaaatcaagCTGGTGCAGCTGCTACATTCAATTTAGCCGCATCCCCTCCATCGGCAAGGACTGGTGTTTTAAACCCAGAGCGGAGAATCAACATTGACCGACGTGGATTTCTTCCTTGTCGAGCCTTGCACAAGTCGGGCAGGAACACATCTGTTACACATTGATACCACCATAACGTCAAATACCACTCATTTCCTTATTTCCAATTTgtatcacacacacacacacacacgcacatacaaaaaaaaaaaggaaattcttAACTCGTCACTAACAGTTATAAATATTGAGCTAGGAGCCTAATTAATCTCCCGTTCACAGATTAGGCCTCCCACAGCAGTACAGTCCAATAGGAGCCTTGCAACGAGTTTCCACGAACGATAGCCCATTGGGCCGGTTAGATCGTGTTGGGTAATACGCCTCTCTTGACAGCTGAAGCCTATATTGGAGCCCAAGAATTGGATCCCTTCAGCCAGCTTCCCaaacaacagaaaaaaaaaaaaagcgctaAATTTAGGTCAAGAAATGTTTAGGCCCGTCTGACctaaaactaaaatatttaGAAGCAAACACGCTGGATTCCCAACGGTTGTGTCCAAAAGAAACTGTATAAATAATTATACGTTCCAGATTCGATGGCTTGGGTTGTGGTGAATTTCTTTCAACCCAAACCTATCCCGGGTGTACAAGGAGATCTCAAATTTGTCGAACCAGGACCTGATTCCCGGGCATTAGGTTCGTCATCCATGTTATCTCAATTCCCAAGTCTTAAGGGAatcagaaaagaaagaaaaggtcagaAAAGTAAAAGATCGATTCCTTTGTGTgtgcttttttctcttttcgctTTCCCTTACCACGTTTCATTTCCTTTGACGCTCCTACGCCGCTATGACCAACGTGAAAGTAACAAAAACTTGGTTTCATGTGAGGCACCGATAAGTTTGAGTAATAAAACGGAAACGTCGTTTTTCTTGTTTGCCTCTTACCTTCGGCAGCGGCGAGGTTGAAGTAGAGGTCGATGATGTTGGGGCAATTCTGGTGGCACGCCGGGGAGCAGAGGTTCTCGGTGAACTGCGGCTCGAGAAGCGAGTCGGAGGAGATCCCAACGGAATTACGGTCGACGCCGCACGCTCTTACGCACTTATCAGTCTCGATCCAACCCGGCATCCGCTCCACCACCACCTCCGACGTCTGGCACTGGTACTTGGTGGGGCCCCCTTTGCGCGGGATGGTTTCCAAAACGCACCTCTTGGACGACGACGAGATCGCAAATGCGCACAGGTCTTGCGGCAAATCCTCGCATATCACCCCCGCTGTCATGCACAACCACCATCACATACATATCGATACTTGACATCGCTTGCCATCaaaagatagaaaaatagaGCATGAGAAAGACGGGTTTGAATCTGGTCCTCCGTACGTACCTAAGgcggaggggaggaggaggaggaggaggaggagggggaaggTCATCATCTTGGGTGGTGGAATGGAATCCCCTTTGTTGTTCCTCTAACTGGATTTTGCTGACTGGATTCTAGGGGGAATGTTACCCGATTGTCgtttggttttattttttttcttgtgggaaTGAGGAAGGAACGTAATGGTGATGGATTGGTGAGGGGCAAGGAAAAGGTGCTGGGTTCTTGCAAGGTCACGACTCCGGCGTCAAcggtctttatttttttttcccccactTTTTTAGCTCGACGCGAAGAGCACGCATCATCTGCAGCGCCATCTCTGTCATTAAACTTTACCACCTATTATTATTTCCCTCTCTTATTATTAACGCGGTATTGGTTGGGACTTGGGACATCATTCGCTGCGAACGCGGCGTAcaaccattccaacaaatgGACACCTGACATGTAGCAAGAcgcacttttttttttacctgCCTGTCGGGCACGAGTTGGATGGAATGGCAGACCGGGATGGGAGAGAAGCCACGTCCTTAGCCGCCGTCTCATGCGTCCTTTCAAACACTTGGACACCGTGTTATACACGATGGCTGCGTTTGTGGTCACGGACGGACGGGCGTGCTGGAAGGCTCGAAGGTTTGGGATTCTACGGGGGAGGTTTGACGCAGTCAAGTGCCGTGAAACTTCCCTCCGGTGCTTCGGTTTCAAGTACTTGGGTCCACCCAAACCAATGGACGATCGGCTCATTCCTACTGACCCAACGATGGGACGGTCCTGATGGTACCCTTTTGTTGCTTGGCGTGGAAGTTCGGGGGATCAGAAATTGACATTGTTGACTTATCTCGCCAACCTACCTTGTTCGTTACTTAAACATGGTCCAAGTAAATGATTCTAAAATTGGACTTTTCAAGCATAGGCTTCGGTATGAACATTGATCATGGTGAGAACGCGGATGGTATGGACCCGGTTAGACGCCTCGTTAGGACCATTCATAATGGAAACGATATATAAACCAGCCATCTTGTGCGCTGCCAAATTTAGCAGTTGGTTAACTTAATTAGGGTTTACAACCCGCCAGCTGATGCTAAATGAGATTTCAGTCACCTTGTCTTTTCATCGCCCGTGACCCGCAATTCTTCTCCCGTCATGCCTCCTTGCCAACGCCTTCATGACACAACGAGTCATCCTAGCTTCAGGTTGTTCCGATCTCAGTATTGACCGGCGCGCCATTCTAATTTGTCTTGCCTAGAAGTAATGCCGAAGATCATTTAATGAGTTGCAATTATGATCGAAGCATAGGTTACACCCGCAATAAAGATATGCAATTATCACCACATGCTATCAATTGCGGAAAGTTAATCCACAATTAGCTGTTTATAGCGGTTATGACGCTTTCTAACAAATAAGGTAGCACCGCTCTCATCCAATATATAGATATTAAGCTCATATTTTTTGTAGAGCACCCCTCCGTACTCATTTTATCTCTCTTCTATTATTGCTCTAGATTTCAAttaacttaagcatcgaagaGACGTCCGCCGAAAGTTTGAACGGCCCTATCGTGCATTGATGTTAACCGACCTTGGTATACCTCGGTCTTCGCCAACCTCAGCACATGCTTGAGCGGTGACTGACCGCGGCCTAGATCCTAGCAGCAACAAATGCCAATCCCTTTCTCCTAAGGACCCATCTATGGGCCCAGTCAACGTTAATAGATTCGGGAACCATCAGCCAAGAGTTTTATCACTTAAAAGTCTTTC
The Phoenix dactylifera cultivar Barhee BC4 chromosome 3, palm_55x_up_171113_PBpolish2nd_filt_p, whole genome shotgun sequence DNA segment above includes these coding regions:
- the LOC103704086 gene encoding uncharacterized protein LOC103704086, which translates into the protein MMTFPLLLLLLLLPSALAGVICEDLPQDLCAFAISSSSKRCVLETIPRKGGPTKYQCQTSEVVVERMPGWIETDKCVRACGVDRNSVGISSDSLLEPQFTENLCSPACHQNCPNIIDLYFNLAAAEDVFLPDLCKARQGRNPRRSMLILRSGFKTPVLADGGDAAKLNVAAAPA